The segment ACCGGCTGGTGATCCAGGACCCGGGCCTGGTCGACGTGACCTACTGGCGCCCCGACCGGGACGTCTTCCCCCGGCAACGCACCGACGAGTGGATCGAGTTCGGCGGCCTGGCCCTCGTCCGGTAGCACCCCGACGGGCCGGCCGGGCCCGGGCGTACGCTCAGCCGGTCGGCCCGTCCTGCCGCCGGTCCTGCTGCCCGTCCTGCTGCCGGTCCCGGTGCCAGGCGATGGCATCCCGGATCAGCTGCCGGCTCGGCTCGCGCAGGGCGGCCCTGGCCACCACGGTGTTCAGGACCTCCTTGTAGTCCTCGAAGGTCGCCGCGTCCTCCGCGCCCGGGTAGTAGTAGTGCCCCTCCCGTTCCCCGTTCTCCACGTAGATCAGTTCCGGGATGCCGTCCGGCGCGTCGAACTGCAGCAGGGTCAGGTTGGTGACCTGGAGCGCCAGCGGCAGGTCCACCGGGATGATCCGCACGCCGATGTTCGGGGTCTCGGTGTACTCCAGCAGTTTCTCCAACTGCCCGATCGTGGTCGCGGGGCTGCCCATCACCCGGTACAGCGCGGACTGGTGGATGCAGAACACCGACCTGACCCCGGACTCCCGCACCACCCGCCGACGCACCTTACGCGCCTCGACGGCGGCGGGCGCCTCGTGCCGCCGGCTGCGCAGCACGGTCGCCTCGGTGACCGCCGCCATGTACGCGTCGGTCTGCAGCGCGCCCGAGACGACGTGCACGTCGACGGCGATCAACAGCGACGCCTGCCACACCATCCCGGACAGCCGCTGCTGCGCGCCGGCCCCCGCGTCCCGGTGGAACCCGGGCGGGTTCTTCTCCGACGCGGCGGCGGCGAGTTCCA is part of the Kitasatospora setae KM-6054 genome and harbors:
- a CDS encoding Scr1 family TA system antitoxin-like transcriptional regulator, with translation MPAARLGRKLRLLRGGLTLKWLSTRTHFSVSKLSRMENGQRRLNDPRDVAVILDALGTKRGPERAALMELAAAASEKNPPGFHRDAGAGAQQRLSGMVWQASLLIAVDVHVVSGALQTDAYMAAVTEATVLRSRRHEAPAAVEARKVRRRVVRESGVRSVFCIHQSALYRVMGSPATTIGQLEKLLEYTETPNIGVRIIPVDLPLALQVTNLTLLQFDAPDGIPELIYVENGEREGHYYYPGAEDAATFEDYKEVLNTVVARAALREPSRQLIRDAIAWHRDRQQDGQQDRRQDGPTG